A region of Onychomys torridus chromosome 10, mOncTor1.1, whole genome shotgun sequence DNA encodes the following proteins:
- the LOC118592548 gene encoding sulfotransferase 1E1 has product MGTSRLEDYEAFVEFHGVLMDKRFTKYWDDIETFLARPDDLVIATYPKSGTTWVSEIVYMIYKEGDVEKCKEDAIFNRVPYLECRNEELINGVRQLKEKESPRIVKTHLPPKLLPASFWEKNCKMIYICRNAKDVVVSYYYFFLMIVSYPNPESFSEFVEKFMQGQVLYGSWYDHVKSWWKKSKNSRILFVFYEDMIEDIRREVIKLIEFLGKKPSEELVNKIIQHTSFQEMKYNPSTNYTTMPEDMMNHKVSPFMRKGIVGDWKNHFTVALREKFDEHCEQQMKGCTLKFREEL; this is encoded by the exons ATGGGGACTTCAAGACTTGAGGATTATGAAGCCTTTGTTGAGTTCCATGGAGTTCTAATGGATAAACGGTTCACCAAATATTGGGATGATATTGAAACATTCTTGGCAAGGCCAGATGATCTTGTCATTGCTACTTATCCTAAATCTG GTACCACATGGGTTAGTGAAATTGTATATATGATCTATAAAGAAGGTGATGTGGAAAAATGCAAGGAGGATGCAATTTTTAATAGAGTACCATACCTGGAATGCAGAAATGAAGAGTTAATAAatg GAGTAAGACAACTAAAAGAGAAGGAATCTCCTAGAATAGTGAAAACTCACCTGCCACCCAAGCTTCTTCCAGCATCATTTTGGGAAAAGAACTGCAAG ATGATCTATATTTGCCGGAACGCCAAGGATGTGGTGGtttcttattattactttttCCTAATGATAGTGAGCTATCCAAATCCTGAATCCTTTTCAGAATTTGTGGAGAAATTTATGCAAGGACAAG TTTTGTATGGTTCGTGGTATGATCACGTAAAATCTTGGTGGAAAAAGAGTAAGAATTCACgtatattatttgtgttttatgaaGACATGATAGAG GATATCAGAAGAGAAGTGATAAAATTGATAGAATTCCTAGGGAAAAAGCCCTCAGAGGAGCTCGTGAATAAAATCATTCAACACACTTCATTCCAGGAGATGAAGTACAATCCATCTACCAATTATACAACAATGCCAGAGGACATGATGAATCACAAAGTATCGCCTTTCATGAGAAAAG GAATTGTAGGAGACTGGAAGAACCACTTCACGGTAGCACTGAGGGAGAAATTTGATGAGCACTGTGAGCAGCAAATGAAGGGATGCACCCTCAAGTTTAGAGAAGAGCTCTGA